TAAAAATATTGTCTCTACCTGGGGATTCAGCTGTTTGTTTAACATGGATAATTCAAATTCATATCCAAAATCGTCAACTGCCCTGACCCCTCTCATAATGACACCTATATCGTTTTCCTGGGCATAATCCACTATCAGTTTATCCCAAAGAGTTACCGAGACATTGGGTATGCTCTCGATCATGTTTTCCATGAGGGACAATCTTTCTTCCGGAGACAGAAGGTATTTTTTCTGATGATTAACCGAAATAACAACATCTAGAGAGTCGAATAGCTGCGATCCTCTCTTGATTAGATTAAGATGTCCATTCGTTGGGGGATCAAATGAACCGGGAAATACTGCTTTTACCATATTCATTATCTTAATGACTTTGGTTTGCAGAATCAACACTGTTTTCCCAATGAGCAGGATAACAGCGGTTTCTGTTCATTGGAATCAAAATATAAATTTTAAAATTAGAATTTATTTTGACATTCTTCACTTAAATGGATAGAATAATTTTTATGAAAAATAAATCACATGCTTTTTGGA
This is a stretch of genomic DNA from Oceanispirochaeta sp.. It encodes these proteins:
- the coaD gene encoding pantetheine-phosphate adenylyltransferase yields the protein MNMVKAVFPGSFDPPTNGHLNLIKRGSQLFDSLDVVISVNHQKKYLLSPEERLSLMENMIESIPNVSVTLWDKLIVDYAQENDIGVIMRGVRAVDDFGYEFELSMLNKQLNPQVETIFLPTDRKYIVLRSSSIKELVQLGADVTKMIPSNVEKLLREKIFENNI